The segment TTAGTTGGATTGACGAAAAAATAAGATGGAATTCGTCCAatacaaacataaaaaatattagattACCATTAACTTCTGTATGGGTACcccaaatcttttttcaaaattcagcaACTGAGCAAATGAATATCGATAGCAAAAGTGGAAGTCTTCTATATTTTTCTAATGGAACTGCTCTTAATGTGTTTGGAGGATTCTCGACGACTCGATGCGACGCAAATCTTTTGTACTATCCTTTTGACAAACACAGCTGTGATTTGCAAGTTATTAGCTGGTTGCCCGATGACAAGCTAGTAATGGTTTCCACGGATTTTCCGTACGCGGCAtatgaatttgaaaacaaagaatgGAGGGTACTGAGTGTGAGAAAAAGGCACTCGATGTTAGCTATATCCAACAATCATAGTTTGATAACATTTACAGTAGAGTTTCAAAGGAGACCAGCATTTTATATTCTGAATATCTTATCACCTATACCTTGTCTAGGTTTTCTGAATATCTTTGTCTTCAAGTTACCAGTTTCCTCGGGGGAGCGCGTGTCGTTTTCCTTAACAATTTTACTGACATTGGTGTTTTTCTTAAACATGATTGCTGATACATTGCCACCAGTGGCTGAACCGATTAGTCTGTATAACATCATGGTGATGCTGGTTCTGCAAAATAGTGTCTTTATTGGAATTTGTGTCATTTTGTCATCGATGACGTACGAAAAGAT is part of the Magallana gigas chromosome 3, xbMagGiga1.1, whole genome shotgun sequence genome and harbors:
- the LOC136274007 gene encoding neuronal acetylcholine receptor subunit alpha-7-like, with the protein product MKSIHLSISWCLFFSICVTGVSCSGYNDVQNLQRELLANYTPNIRPLINQSEAITVYADFGLISILSFDERAGILKTLCFMAFSWIDEKIRWNSSNTNIKNIRLPLTSVWVPQIFFQNSATEQMNIDSKSGSLLYFSNGTALNVFGGFSTTRCDANLLYYPFDKHSCDLQVISWLPDDKLVMVSTDFPYAAYEFENKEWRVLSVRKRHSMLAISNNHSLITFTVEFQRRPAFYILNILSPIPCLGFLNIFVFKLPVSSGERVSFSLTILLTLVFFLNMIADTLPPVAEPISLYNIMVMLVLQNSVFIGICVILSSMTYEKINQNSEVPEKLRKWTALLLALTKTTNKIDSVKMTKEAKESTQVKIDEDTAFEEKSSLSETITWEIILQESDKLYIRLFSLLFISEWLIYIILTIINI